Proteins co-encoded in one bacterium genomic window:
- the hisD gene encoding histidinol dehydrogenase, with translation MRRIASKDVSWDKFLKSLRERGGFRNKQVRERVQEILESVRLGGEERLRSWARLLDGMPQGTESLEVGAEEWERAQELLSQEHRRALEIAAERIREFHARCLLRSWLTVDPQGCLLGQLIQPLETVGIYVPGGKAQYPSSVLMTAIPARVAGVKEVIMCSPLPWSNPAPGVLAAARIAGVDRVFRLGGAQAIAAMAYGAGEIPRVQKIVGPGNVYVTEAKRMVFGDVDIDMLAGPSEILILADGTVRADLAAADMLSQAEHDQFASALLVTPSRSYADEVETRLEVQLTQSPREEIARSSLENFGAIIICQDMEEAFTVAAEIAPEHLELLMERPLDWLPMVRNAGAVFLGDGSPEAMGDYLAGPSHVLPTGGTARFSSPLGVEDFLKRTSVIGVSRAAMKHFGPQVIRMAEMEGLAAHARSVDLRLSPGNPD, from the coding sequence ATGAGGAGGATCGCTAGCAAAGATGTTTCCTGGGATAAGTTCCTGAAGAGCTTGCGGGAAAGGGGGGGCTTCAGGAACAAGCAAGTGCGAGAGAGGGTACAGGAGATCTTGGAAAGCGTGCGTCTAGGTGGGGAAGAAAGACTCAGGAGTTGGGCTCGGCTGCTGGATGGAATGCCACAGGGCACAGAGAGTCTGGAAGTTGGAGCTGAGGAGTGGGAAAGGGCTCAGGAGCTTCTTTCCCAAGAGCATAGGAGGGCCCTGGAGATAGCGGCAGAGCGCATCAGAGAGTTCCACGCCCGCTGCTTGCTAAGATCATGGCTCACAGTGGATCCCCAGGGCTGTTTGCTGGGACAGTTGATTCAGCCTTTGGAAACAGTAGGTATTTATGTGCCTGGAGGCAAGGCCCAATACCCTTCCTCGGTGCTCATGACCGCTATCCCTGCGCGTGTGGCAGGAGTGAAGGAAGTCATCATGTGTTCCCCCCTACCGTGGTCCAACCCGGCTCCTGGTGTCTTGGCAGCTGCCAGGATCGCAGGCGTGGATCGTGTTTTCAGGCTGGGAGGAGCGCAAGCCATTGCAGCCATGGCCTATGGAGCGGGGGAGATCCCCAGGGTCCAAAAGATAGTGGGTCCTGGCAATGTTTATGTAACAGAAGCCAAACGAATGGTCTTCGGGGATGTAGACATAGACATGCTGGCTGGGCCCAGTGAGATTCTCATTCTGGCCGATGGAACTGTGAGGGCCGATTTGGCAGCAGCAGACATGCTTTCCCAAGCCGAACATGACCAGTTTGCCTCGGCTTTGCTGGTGACACCTTCGAGGTCTTACGCAGATGAGGTGGAGACAAGGTTGGAAGTCCAGCTGACACAAAGTCCCCGTGAGGAAATTGCCAGATCTTCCCTGGAGAATTTTGGGGCAATAATTATTTGCCAAGACATGGAAGAGGCTTTTACGGTAGCAGCAGAAATAGCTCCTGAGCATCTAGAGCTCTTGATGGAAAGACCCTTGGACTGGCTGCCCATGGTGAGAAATGCAGGGGCTGTTTTTCTGGGGGATGGCTCTCCAGAGGCCATGGGAGACTATCTGGCAGGGCCTAGCCATGTTTTGCCCACAGGGGGAACAGCCAGATTCTCATCCCCCTTGGGAGTTGAGGATTTCTTAAAGCGCACTAGCGTAATAGGCGTTTCAAGGGCGGCCATGAAACACTTTGGCCCCCAGGTGATACGCATGGCTGAAATGGAAGGCCTCGCTGCTCACGCCAGATCCGTG
- a CDS encoding sigma-54 dependent transcriptional regulator, with protein MGSLILLVDDDPHILEVLEARLGAAGYETLQASSASSALELLKRRRVDLVITDVRMPGMGGMELLEAIRKVRPELPVILLTAYGTIPDAVRAIKTGAVEYLTKPFDGRDLLRTIHSVLDGHSKTQSSVEGTQEFWIGSSPAMRELWSLMEKVSRTDVSVLILGESGVGKELVARFIHKQSLRSNGPFVVVDCGSTPASLLESELFGHVRGSFTHAIRDKKGLIEAANGGTLFLDEIGNISQEMQVRLLRFLEEKKIRRIGDIKEIPVDCRVIAATNVDLAKEVAEGHFREDLYYRLRVVILRVPALRDRPEDIPELAERFVERFCQKHGKPRVSIPRETMEWLCAYPWPGNVRELRNSLEAAVVVCRQTHLSVKDLSVAGVTQSWAELPEVRRTPSLSLEGGEKKLILEALERSNWVQKEAAKLLGVSRRVLHYKIRKYGIQIPGRRSGVDSEPSGEEIP; from the coding sequence ATGGGCAGTTTGATTCTGCTTGTTGACGACGATCCCCACATACTTGAGGTCCTCGAGGCCAGATTGGGTGCGGCAGGCTATGAGACCCTTCAGGCCTCTTCGGCCTCCTCGGCCCTGGAGCTTTTGAAGCGAAGGAGAGTGGATCTTGTAATCACAGATGTGCGAATGCCTGGAATGGGCGGCATGGAACTTCTGGAGGCCATAAGAAAAGTGCGTCCGGAGCTTCCGGTGATTCTGTTGACAGCATATGGAACCATCCCGGATGCGGTCAGGGCAATAAAAACCGGAGCCGTTGAGTACCTGACCAAGCCCTTTGACGGTAGAGATCTCCTCAGGACAATTCATTCGGTTCTGGACGGGCATTCCAAGACGCAAAGCTCTGTGGAAGGCACCCAGGAGTTCTGGATAGGCAGCAGCCCTGCCATGAGGGAGCTTTGGTCCTTGATGGAAAAGGTGAGCCGCACCGACGTAAGCGTTCTGATTCTCGGAGAAAGCGGCGTGGGGAAGGAACTGGTGGCCAGGTTTATTCACAAACAAAGTCTAAGATCCAATGGTCCCTTTGTAGTGGTGGATTGCGGGTCCACCCCTGCAAGCTTGTTGGAAAGCGAGCTGTTTGGGCATGTGAGGGGTTCATTCACTCATGCCATCAGGGATAAGAAAGGGCTCATAGAAGCGGCCAACGGCGGGACTCTGTTCTTGGATGAAATAGGGAACATCTCCCAGGAGATGCAGGTGAGACTTCTGCGCTTTCTGGAAGAAAAGAAGATCAGAAGAATAGGAGACATAAAGGAGATTCCCGTTGACTGCAGGGTGATAGCGGCCACCAACGTGGATTTGGCCAAGGAGGTTGCGGAAGGACATTTCAGGGAAGATCTCTACTATCGTCTGAGGGTGGTAATTCTCAGGGTGCCCGCCCTGAGGGATCGGCCGGAGGACATACCCGAGCTGGCAGAACGTTTTGTGGAGCGTTTCTGCCAAAAACATGGAAAGCCTAGGGTGTCCATCCCGAGGGAGACCATGGAGTGGTTATGTGCGTACCCATGGCCTGGAAACGTCCGGGAGCTTCGTAACAGCCTAGAAGCTGCAGTAGTGGTGTGCAGGCAGACACATTTGAGTGTCAAGGACCTTTCCGTTGCTGGAGTCACTCAGAGTTGGGCAGAGCTGCCTGAGGTCAGAAGGACACCCTCTCTGTCTTTGGAAGGAGGCGAAAAAAAGCTGATTCTGGAGGCGCTGGAGAGATCCAACTGGGTTCAGAAGGAAGCGGCAAAGCTCCTGGGTGTTTCCAGAAGAGTACTTCATTACAAGATCAGAAAATACGGGATCCAGATACCAGGCCGAAGATCCGGTGTAGACTCCGAGCCTTCCGGAGAGGAGATTCCATGA
- a CDS encoding ATP-binding protein gives MSIRGRFLLWYLVLLGVFYISVGILFFQLHWAGRATDRIVNARYRFHSLCGKLLEDLLSMEENEKKYRVLKKQEYVELFSSAKESFLKNLGELESIGEQLGEKGDWALMRGELLKVLQAGSSSQLVAQDVMIWLPEETAGALMSRITEARAENQRKVEQELRQLHASNRAAQRWGLVGLAGSAIAGLIGLVLLTYSVSRPLRALKRGIRSVLQTGPIESIAVSSRDELGEVARAFNEMAERIRKEERMRSDFIAMLSHEIRTPLTSIAESVNLVEEEVAGSINERQKRLLRIAREEMARVTELLTQLMRVSRMEAGKVELKPKSVDVNRLIKICIRKAQPLAETAGIKIKALVSPGLPPIKADEAQLQQVVLNLLANAIKFSPLGGEVLMKAQIEGNGEGVRFSVEDKGPGIPEEEQSLVFQKYYRVGGGPGAQESMGLGLSISKHIVEAHGGKMGLESRPGEGSCFYFTVPHAR, from the coding sequence ATGAGTATTCGGGGCAGGTTTCTTTTATGGTACTTGGTGTTGCTGGGGGTTTTCTACATAAGCGTGGGTATTCTTTTTTTTCAGCTTCACTGGGCGGGGCGGGCCACTGATCGAATAGTCAACGCCAGATACCGTTTTCACTCCCTTTGCGGCAAGCTCTTGGAAGATCTGCTTTCCATGGAGGAGAACGAGAAGAAATATCGAGTCTTGAAAAAACAGGAGTATGTGGAACTCTTTTCTTCTGCCAAAGAGTCTTTTCTGAAGAACTTGGGGGAGCTGGAGTCCATTGGGGAACAACTGGGGGAGAAGGGGGACTGGGCTCTGATGAGGGGGGAGCTGCTCAAGGTTCTTCAAGCAGGGAGCAGCTCCCAGCTGGTGGCTCAAGATGTGATGATCTGGCTACCGGAAGAGACGGCTGGAGCCTTGATGAGCAGAATTACAGAGGCCAGGGCAGAGAACCAGCGCAAGGTGGAACAGGAGTTGCGCCAGCTCCATGCTTCCAATAGGGCTGCCCAAAGGTGGGGCCTCGTGGGGTTGGCTGGGTCCGCCATCGCAGGGCTCATAGGGCTTGTGCTTCTGACGTACTCGGTGAGTCGTCCCCTAAGAGCCTTGAAAAGGGGTATACGCTCGGTGTTGCAAACAGGTCCCATAGAATCCATTGCGGTGAGCTCCAGGGACGAGCTGGGGGAAGTGGCCCGCGCCTTCAATGAAATGGCCGAGAGAATAAGGAAAGAAGAGAGGATGCGGTCTGATTTCATTGCCATGTTGAGCCACGAGATAAGGACTCCTCTGACTTCCATCGCCGAGTCGGTGAACCTGGTGGAGGAAGAGGTGGCGGGCTCCATCAATGAGCGGCAAAAGCGTTTGTTGCGCATAGCCAGGGAGGAAATGGCCCGAGTGACCGAACTTCTCACTCAGCTCATGCGGGTGTCCCGTATGGAAGCAGGCAAAGTGGAGCTAAAACCCAAGAGCGTGGATGTAAATCGTCTCATAAAAATCTGCATAAGGAAGGCTCAGCCCCTTGCAGAAACTGCCGGCATCAAGATTAAAGCCTTGGTGAGCCCAGGGTTGCCACCTATTAAGGCAGACGAGGCGCAGCTTCAACAAGTGGTTCTCAACTTACTGGCCAATGCCATTAAGTTCTCCCCATTGGGTGGGGAAGTCCTGATGAAGGCCCAAATTGAAGGCAATGGCGAGGGGGTTCGCTTCAGCGTGGAGGACAAGGGTCCAGGAATTCCAGAGGAGGAACAGTCACTGGTTTTCCAAAAATATTACCGTGTGGGTGGCGGGCCAGGGGCTCAGGAGAGCATGGGGTTGGGTCTCAGCATCTCCAAACACATAGTCGAGGCTCATGGTGGGAAGATGGGCCTGGAAAGCAGGCCTGGGGAAGGCAGTTGCTTTTACTTCACGGTCCCGCATGCAAGGTGA
- the murA gene encoding UDP-N-acetylglucosamine 1-carboxyvinyltransferase, whose product MPRILIKGGIALRGEVRISGAKNAALPLLAATLLGSGVHRLTNVPRLRDIDTFKSLIEQLGPEVEIRGEEVLVNVERIRSCKAPYELVKTMRASVLVLGPLLARTGRAMVSLPGGCAIGTRPIDQHLKGLEALGARIALRHGYVHAKTKGLQGTSFCFDLPTVTGTENLMMAATLARGKTVLRNAACEPEVVELAQALNNMGARIQGAGTDQIQIEGVEELGPMDHRVGPDRIEAGTFMVAAAITRGEVFLRECPLNYMEAVVGKLKESGVEVSLVGDLVRVSARGRPEPVDVKTRPYPGFPTDMQAQMMALLCLARGSSVITETVFEDRFMHVAELRRMGAQIQLQGANAVVKGVAHLKGAPVMATDLRASASLILAGLAAEGVTEISRVYHLDRGYERLEEKLSHLGADICRLPG is encoded by the coding sequence ATGCCTCGGATCTTGATAAAGGGTGGGATAGCGCTAAGGGGAGAAGTACGCATAAGCGGAGCCAAGAATGCGGCACTTCCATTGCTGGCTGCTACCTTGTTGGGTTCAGGAGTGCACAGGCTGACCAATGTGCCCAGACTTCGGGATATTGACACCTTCAAATCTTTGATAGAACAGCTTGGCCCCGAGGTGGAGATCCGTGGGGAAGAGGTCCTGGTCAATGTGGAGAGAATTCGAAGCTGCAAGGCTCCCTATGAGCTGGTGAAGACCATGAGGGCCTCGGTCCTGGTCTTGGGGCCTTTGTTGGCTCGAACTGGTCGGGCCATGGTTTCCCTGCCCGGAGGCTGCGCCATCGGCACAAGGCCCATAGATCAACACCTCAAGGGATTGGAGGCCCTGGGGGCTAGAATTGCCCTGAGGCATGGGTATGTGCATGCCAAGACCAAAGGACTTCAGGGCACATCTTTTTGTTTTGATCTTCCAACGGTCACCGGCACAGAAAACCTCATGATGGCAGCAACCCTAGCCAGGGGAAAGACAGTGCTGCGAAACGCAGCTTGTGAGCCGGAGGTTGTGGAACTGGCTCAGGCTCTCAATAACATGGGAGCAAGAATCCAAGGGGCTGGTACAGATCAGATACAGATAGAAGGAGTAGAAGAGCTGGGCCCCATGGATCACAGAGTGGGACCAGATAGAATAGAGGCAGGCACCTTCATGGTGGCCGCAGCCATAACCAGGGGAGAGGTTTTTTTGAGGGAATGCCCACTCAACTACATGGAGGCTGTGGTGGGCAAACTCAAAGAGAGTGGAGTGGAGGTTTCGCTGGTGGGTGATCTGGTGAGGGTTTCGGCCAGGGGCAGGCCAGAACCTGTAGACGTAAAAACAAGGCCCTATCCTGGGTTTCCCACGGATATGCAGGCCCAGATGATGGCCCTCTTGTGTCTTGCCAGGGGCAGCAGCGTCATAACCGAGACCGTATTTGAGGATCGCTTCATGCATGTGGCTGAACTGCGCCGAATGGGAGCGCAAATCCAGCTCCAGGGGGCCAATGCGGTGGTCAAGGGTGTGGCTCATCTCAAAGGAGCCCCTGTCATGGCCACTGATCTGAGGGCCAGTGCCTCTTTGATCCTTGCGGGTTTGGCGGCCGAGGGAGTGACGGAGATTTCCAGGGTTTACCATTTGGACCGCGGTTACGAACGTTTGGAGGAGAAACTCTCGCATCTAGGGGCTGATATTTGTAGGCTTCCGGGTTGA
- the prmC gene encoding peptide chain release factor N(5)-glutamine methyltransferase, which translates to MRPSWTLLELVKEASAYLAKKGVSSSRLDAELLMGHVLGCSRVELYLRHDQPVTEKELGFFRELLRRRARREPVAYILETKEFWSLRLKVNPSVLIPRPETETLVEVALEVLKDAAENEPLPIHALELGTGCGAISIALASEMGRSISLVATDISQEALDLARFNARELGIQGCIRFLKGDLWEPVESEQHSFRLVVANPPYIPTAMIQQLEPEIRCYEPHVALDGGNDGMAVIRRILQRAPEKLVPGGMLVVEVGDGQSHCLDEILCQDKRWKKWGWRQDLTGKPRVLWAISAEV; encoded by the coding sequence ATGAGGCCTTCCTGGACCCTCCTGGAGCTGGTGAAGGAGGCCTCTGCGTACCTGGCCAAGAAAGGAGTTTCTAGCTCCAGGCTGGATGCTGAACTCCTCATGGGTCACGTGCTGGGTTGCAGCAGAGTGGAGCTTTACCTTCGCCACGATCAACCAGTGACAGAGAAGGAATTGGGCTTCTTCAGGGAATTGCTTCGGCGCAGGGCGCGCAGGGAACCTGTAGCCTACATTCTGGAAACCAAGGAATTCTGGTCCTTGAGACTCAAGGTGAACCCTAGCGTTTTGATCCCCAGGCCGGAGACCGAGACGCTGGTGGAGGTGGCCCTGGAGGTGCTCAAGGATGCAGCGGAAAATGAGCCCTTGCCCATCCACGCACTGGAGCTTGGGACCGGATGCGGAGCCATTTCCATAGCCTTGGCTAGTGAAATGGGGCGATCCATTTCCTTGGTGGCCACCGACATCTCGCAAGAGGCCCTCGATCTGGCAAGATTCAATGCCCGTGAACTGGGAATACAGGGATGCATCAGGTTCTTGAAGGGCGATTTGTGGGAGCCTGTGGAATCTGAGCAGCACAGCTTCAGGCTGGTTGTTGCCAATCCACCTTACATCCCCACTGCCATGATTCAGCAGCTGGAGCCGGAGATAAGATGCTATGAGCCTCACGTTGCCCTGGATGGGGGCAATGACGGCATGGCAGTGATTCGCAGGATCCTCCAGCGGGCCCCTGAGAAGTTGGTGCCTGGAGGAATGCTGGTCGTGGAAGTGGGTGATGGACAATCCCACTGTTTGGATGAGATCTTGTGCCAAGATAAGAGATGGAAGAAGTGGGGATGGCGCCAGGATCTGACGGGTAAACCCCGGGTCCTGTGGGCTATTTCGGCAGAGGTGTAA
- the prfA gene encoding peptide chain release factor 1 — MWEKLDAIEQRYLAIEQQLGDPEVPRDPSRFQKLAKELAELLPLVEAYRAHQKVVEQLKAARGLLRTEKDPEMRALAEDEVEQLALKQQELEARLKGLLLPKDPHDEKNVSLEIRAGTGGEEAALFAADLFRMYCRYAERQGWKVDVVDSHPTGVGGFKEIIALVEGRGVYSKLKYESGVHRVQRVPITESQGRIHTSAVTVAILPEAEDVEVHLDPAELRVDVFRSSGPGGQSVNTTDSAVRVTHIPTGLVVTCQDEKSQHKNRAKALRVLKARLLDRILEQQRREISEQRRTQVGSGDRSERIRTYNFPQGRVTDHRIGLTLYRLTEILDGALDELIEALQTHQRAEALREGAGEG; from the coding sequence GGCCATAGAACAGCAGCTAGGAGATCCTGAAGTGCCCAGGGATCCCTCCAGGTTCCAGAAGCTGGCCAAGGAGCTTGCTGAGCTGCTTCCTTTGGTAGAGGCTTACAGAGCGCACCAAAAGGTAGTGGAACAGCTCAAGGCTGCCAGGGGACTTCTTCGCACCGAGAAAGACCCTGAGATGAGAGCCTTGGCAGAGGATGAAGTGGAGCAACTGGCGCTCAAACAGCAGGAGCTGGAGGCCAGACTCAAGGGATTGCTCCTGCCCAAAGATCCACACGATGAGAAGAACGTGTCCCTGGAAATACGGGCTGGCACCGGAGGTGAAGAGGCTGCCTTGTTTGCCGCTGACCTATTCCGGATGTACTGTCGATACGCAGAGCGTCAGGGCTGGAAAGTGGACGTGGTGGACAGCCATCCCACTGGAGTGGGAGGTTTCAAAGAGATCATAGCCCTGGTGGAAGGCAGGGGGGTATACAGCAAACTCAAATACGAAAGCGGTGTCCATCGGGTTCAGAGAGTACCCATTACCGAGTCTCAGGGGCGCATTCACACCTCGGCCGTCACGGTGGCCATCTTGCCCGAGGCAGAAGATGTGGAAGTCCACTTGGATCCGGCTGAGCTGCGGGTGGATGTTTTTCGTTCCTCAGGACCAGGAGGCCAAAGTGTCAACACCACGGACTCTGCCGTAAGGGTTACCCACATACCCACAGGCCTCGTGGTGACATGTCAGGACGAGAAATCCCAGCACAAAAACAGAGCCAAGGCCCTCAGGGTACTCAAGGCTCGTCTGCTGGACCGTATTTTGGAGCAACAGCGCAGAGAGATCTCCGAGCAAAGGCGGACTCAGGTGGGCTCAGGAGATAGAAGTGAGCGGATTCGTACTTACAATTTCCCTCAAGGTCGTGTCACAGACCACCGGATAGGTCTTACCCTTTATCGACTCACCGAGATATTAGACGGTGCACTGGATGAGCTCATAGAGGCTCTTCAGACCCACCAAAGGGCAGAAGCTTTAAGGGAGGGAGCTGGTGAGGGATGA